GCATCCACCTCATTAGCGACGAAATTTACTCCGGCACAGCTTTTAGCTCCGCATCCTTTATAAGCGTCATGGAAGTTCTCAAAGATAGAAAATGTGATGAGAATTCCGAAGTTTGGCAGCGAGTTCACGTTGTCTACAGCCTCTCTAAGGATCTTGGTCTTCCGGGTTTTCGAGTCGGGGCGATTTACTCCAACAACGACATGGTTGTGGCCGCTGCTACAAAAATGTCAAGCTTTGGACTTGTCTCTTCTCAAACACAGCACCTTCTCTCCGCCATGCTATCCGACAAGAAACTTACTAAGAACTACATAGCCGAGAACCAAAAAAGACTCAAACAACGTCAGAAAAAGCTTGTCTCCGGCCTTCAGAAAGCCGGCATTAGCTGCCTCAAGGGCAATGCTGGCTTGTTCTGTTGGGTGGATATGAGCCACTTGCTTAGGTCCAACACCTTCGAAGCCGAAATGGAGCTTTGGAAAAAGATTGTATACGAAGTTCGCCTCAATATCTCTCCTGGATCGTCATGTCATTGCATGGAACCTGGTTGGTTTCGTGTCTGCTTTGCGAACTTGTCCGAGGAAACACTGGACTTGGCAATGCAGAGACTGAAGGCCTTTGTTGGGGAATATTACAACGTCCCCGACGTCACCGGCCGCAGCCAAAGCAGCCAATTAAGCCACTCGAGAAGACGGTCACTCACCAAGTGGGTTTTCCGGCTATCCTTCGACGACCGCAGCCCTATTCCCGGTCGATGAGAGGTAGCCTGGTCTAAGTACAAGAAAccgccaaaaattaaaattgcatTTTAGaccaaagaattttttttttgttttttttttgttttttttgccaaaagttaattggttgaatttttattttccgTTCTAGTTATTTTTTTTCGAATGTAGAGAAGTGCACTCGGTCCGTGTTGTGGATGTGAAGTGGCTTTAGGTTCATTTGTATAACTAGTTTCAGTCATTTGTCATTTGCGTGGGCACCAAATTTCCTTAATGTCTTCGAAAACTATAATTAATCCATTGTGATTATGATGTATTATTAATTCAATACAATGTGATTAGTGTATCTTGTATATTCTCTATCCTAGTGTGAACTCCCATAATCATATGTTCCTTGCCAATTGCCATATAGCATACGTAGTGGCGCCACCGCAGTTTGCGGCTTGAGAAGGTGACTGACGCATATCATATATACGCTGCCGACGTTGGCCGGCAGATCTCCACTAATTCTTGAATACCCTCTACATTCTCAAAGCCGTGTGTGTAGGAAAGTcaaactttaatatatttaagaTTATGATTTGCTTCAATCAAAGTATTTGTGTGCGTTCAGGCCATACTGTGGGAAAAGAAAGCCAAATATTGTGCTAGGGTTTCAAATGAGAAGATCATTTTATGTGTTATAATATGGATATGTGCATGGTTGAATATTCCAATTCTAGGATATATATGAGTGAGATAATAACACTACAATAGTCCGAATATACCAAAAAGTTTCTCCATCAAGAACAGAGCCGCGAACTGTATATCATATATAAAAGGgctataattttgttttttttttccaggttGAAAGATCCCATGGGGTGGAGTGGACTCATTTTTTTTCTAAGTCAACATGTTATAATCTTTCAACGATATGCAACGATCAACCAACATTAATATGTGATACCGAGTGCGGTATCATTTGGTACATCTTCTTAGCATGGCATGTTTCAAAAAAGACTTATAACCTGCGTTTATGTGGGCTCAATTAAATGGGAATATCCGGTCCCTATTCTTTGCGAAACAACTCGTTAACTTGTCTAGCATATAGTGACATCCACGAGCAGGGGTGGAGGTATGAAGGGAACAGTAGGGGCGCGTGCCTCTTATTTTACCAAAATTCCCATAACTAATGTCCAAATTTTCACTAGCAAACCATGCTTTCTAGTGGGTTTTGATGAGTTTCTAGGGTTtgaccaaaaaattaaaaaaaaaaaaaagattctcTAGGGTAAGTCTTCAATATTTTGGTTTTATATCTATTAGATTGGCAAGTAAGCAAACATATTATTTTCTCAATTCAATCTTGACCATTCATTTTTCGTAGTACTTAACAGTCCtaattattaaagaaaaattggatTTTCTGATGCCAAACATATAAGATTTGGTATTCTGAATTAATTTTTGCCTTGTCAACATATAGAGTAACGACTATGACTATGGGACATTTTTACCATGTTCACTTTATCTATGTCACTAAGTGTTTGGCTTATGGGACCTCATCAACTCTTGTTCTTTAAAGTCATAATTAATTCATGAATTTTAAATGGTACAAACTTTTTTAAGAGAGAAGGTAAAAAAGGTGAAGCTTTCATAATACCCAAATTGCCCTTCTTctgttaaaattataaaaaaaaaaaataaataaataaataaataaaaaaccatgtaAGGTGGTTAGTAAGTTCATTATTTTTCAAAGGCATATTTGTCGATTTGCCCCCTAAACTTGTATATGGAGCTATCAATTCCCCCTCTAAACTTTAATTTCAGCCGTTCACCTTccctgaacttttataattagccaatttcccccttgaaatttaattttagccgattacctCTTAAATTTTTATAAGTAGCCAATTTCTCTCCTAACGCtacatttaaaacaaaaaatcatctaaTTTTTTATCCATTTTGATCACGCAGACAACACATGACGACTGtatgggggggggggaagattggaaaattggatggatgaaaattgaatgaaaaatttaaaatctaacgcttggggaaaattggctatttataaaattttagggGGTAATCAGCTAAAGttaaagttcaggggggaaattggctaattataaatGTTCAAGGGCGTAAtcagctaaaattaaagttcaaggggGAAATTGGCACCTCTATACAAGTTCAAGAGGTAAATCG
This is a stretch of genomic DNA from Malus domestica chromosome 02, GDT2T_hap1. It encodes these proteins:
- the LOC114821009 gene encoding 1-aminocyclopropane-1-carboxylate synthase; translated protein: MRMLSRNATFNSHGQDSSYFLGWQEYEKNPYHEVHNTNGIIQMGLAENQLCFDLLESWLAKNPDAAAFKKNGESIFAELALFQDYHGLPAFKKALVDFMAEIRGNKVTFDPNHLVLTAGATSANEALIFCLADPGEAVLIPTPYYPGFDRDLKWRTGVEIVPIHCTSSNGFQITEPALQEAYQEAEKRNLRVKGVLVTNPSNPLGTTMTRNELNLLLSFVEDKGIHLISDEIYSGTAFSSASFISVMEVLKDRKCDENSEVWQRVHVVYSLSKDLGLPGFRVGAIYSNNDMVVAAATKMSSFGLVSSQTQHLLSAMLSDKKLTKNYIAENQKRLKQRQKKLVSGLQKAGISCLKGNAGLFCWVDMSHLLRSNTFEAEMELWKKIVYEVRLNISPGSSCHCMEPGWFRVCFANLSEETLDLAMQRLKAFVGEYYNVPDVTGRSQSSQLSHSRRRSLTKWVFRLSFDDRSPIPGR